A single Streptomyces sp. Edi2 DNA region contains:
- the lnt gene encoding apolipoprotein N-acyltransferase: MPSGSDTTEEAVSGTAPDGQVPRAGTGSTAAPARPGRARRLAALIRRETLRTGLAAVFGIALGLAFPPYDLWPLSVVAVAALSLLTRGRTARQGAWTGFAFGLPFFLILLKWLHVVGWDAVFGLSVAETLFLTLLGAALAVTSRLPGGPLWAACLWVAEEWARDRLPFGGFPWGRLAFANTGSPFTPLAALGGAPLVTFAVALAGALLAVCAATLWQLRGNGSLRRAVPALEAFGLAAAVTLAGAVVPVPTKADDTADIAVVQGNVQQPGMDFLGRPMMITDNHATATEKLAADVKAGRARKPDLVIWPENSSDLDPYKYPQAYDRIDEAVKAIGVPVLVGALIDHPSKKGYVFNEGIVWDPKKGPGASYTKQHPVPFGEYVPFREQLSKIITRFQRVPRDFYPGDHTGVLHVGPARLGDVICFEVAYDQIVHDTVDAGARALVIQTNNATYGRSGQPEQQLAMSKLRAVEHGRAVVTAATSGISAVVAPDGKITHRIPEFTQGVVSARIPLRDETTLADRVGAAPEWVLAIVGLLSCAGAVVAGRRGRTKDEKGQQ, translated from the coding sequence GTGCCATCGGGTTCCGACACCACCGAAGAAGCCGTCAGCGGCACCGCGCCCGACGGCCAGGTGCCGCGCGCCGGGACGGGCTCCACCGCCGCGCCCGCGCGCCCCGGGCGGGCGCGGCGCCTCGCCGCCCTGATCCGCCGGGAGACGCTGCGTACCGGCCTTGCGGCCGTCTTCGGCATCGCACTCGGCCTGGCCTTCCCGCCGTACGACCTGTGGCCGCTGTCCGTGGTGGCCGTCGCCGCGCTGTCGCTGCTGACCCGCGGCCGCACCGCCCGCCAGGGCGCCTGGACGGGCTTCGCGTTCGGGCTGCCGTTCTTCCTGATCCTGCTGAAGTGGCTGCATGTCGTCGGCTGGGACGCCGTGTTCGGCCTCTCGGTCGCCGAAACGCTCTTCCTGACGCTGCTGGGCGCGGCGCTCGCCGTGACCTCCCGGCTGCCGGGCGGGCCGCTGTGGGCCGCCTGCCTCTGGGTCGCCGAGGAATGGGCCCGCGACCGGTTGCCGTTCGGCGGCTTCCCCTGGGGCCGGCTCGCTTTCGCCAACACCGGCTCGCCGTTCACCCCGCTCGCCGCGCTCGGCGGCGCCCCGCTGGTGACCTTCGCCGTGGCGCTGGCCGGCGCGCTGCTCGCCGTATGTGCCGCCACCCTCTGGCAGCTGCGTGGCAACGGATCGCTGCGCCGGGCCGTCCCGGCCCTGGAGGCGTTCGGGCTCGCCGCGGCGGTCACCCTGGCCGGCGCCGTGGTGCCCGTACCCACGAAGGCCGACGACACCGCTGATATCGCTGTCGTCCAGGGCAACGTCCAGCAGCCCGGCATGGACTTCCTGGGCCGCCCCATGATGATCACCGACAACCACGCCACGGCCACCGAAAAGCTCGCCGCCGACGTCAAGGCCGGCCGGGCCAGGAAGCCGGACCTGGTCATCTGGCCGGAGAACTCCTCCGACCTCGACCCGTACAAATACCCCCAGGCCTACGACCGGATTGACGAGGCCGTGAAGGCCATCGGCGTGCCCGTCCTCGTCGGCGCCCTGATCGACCACCCCTCCAAGAAGGGCTATGTCTTCAACGAGGGCATCGTCTGGGACCCGAAGAAGGGGCCGGGCGCCTCCTACACCAAGCAGCACCCCGTGCCGTTCGGCGAGTACGTGCCGTTCCGGGAACAGCTCAGCAAGATCATCACGCGTTTCCAGCGGGTGCCCCGCGACTTCTACCCCGGCGACCACACCGGCGTGCTCCACGTCGGCCCCGCCCGGCTCGGCGATGTCATCTGCTTCGAGGTCGCCTACGACCAGATCGTGCACGACACCGTCGACGCGGGCGCCCGCGCGCTGGTCATCCAGACCAACAACGCCACCTACGGCCGCTCCGGCCAGCCCGAGCAGCAGCTGGCGATGTCCAAGCTGCGCGCCGTCGAACACGGCCGGGCCGTGGTCACCGCGGCCACCAGCGGGATCAGCGCCGTGGTCGCCCCGGACGGCAAGATCACCCACCGGATTCCCGAGTTCACCCAGGGCGTGGTCTCCGCACGGATTCCGCTCCGGGACGAAACGACGCTCGCCGACCGCGTCGGTGCCGCTCCCGAGTGGGTGCTCGCTATCGTTGGGCTTCTGTCCTGCGCCGGCGCGGTGGTTGCAGGCCGGCGCGGGCGAACGAAGGACGAGAAGGGGCAGCAGTGA
- a CDS encoding polyprenol monophosphomannose synthase: MTDGQRQYGPLGTTLVIIPTYNEAENIKPIVSRVRSAVPTAHVLVADDNSPDGTGKFADELAAADEQVHVLHRKGKEGLGAAYLAGFRWGIDHGYDVLVEMDADGSHQPEELPRLLTALKGADLVLGSRWVPGGRTVNWPTYRRLISRGGSTYSRLVLDLPLRDITGGFRAFRAEALKGLGLDDVASQGYCFQVDLARRAVQAGYHVVEVPITFVERELGDSKMSRDIVVEALWRVTAWGVGSRVDKIRGR, from the coding sequence GTGACAGACGGGCAGCGGCAGTACGGTCCGCTCGGCACCACGTTGGTGATCATTCCGACGTACAACGAGGCGGAGAACATCAAGCCGATCGTCTCGCGGGTGCGGTCCGCCGTCCCCACGGCACATGTCCTCGTCGCGGACGACAACAGTCCTGACGGCACCGGCAAGTTCGCCGACGAACTGGCCGCCGCCGACGAGCAGGTCCACGTCCTGCACCGCAAGGGCAAGGAAGGCCTCGGCGCCGCCTACCTCGCGGGCTTCCGCTGGGGGATCGACCACGGCTACGACGTGCTGGTCGAGATGGACGCCGACGGCTCCCACCAGCCCGAGGAGCTGCCGCGGCTGCTGACCGCCCTCAAGGGCGCCGATCTCGTCCTCGGATCGCGCTGGGTGCCCGGCGGCCGCACCGTCAACTGGCCCACGTACCGGCGGCTCATCTCCCGCGGGGGCAGTACGTACTCGCGGCTGGTGCTGGACCTGCCGCTGCGCGACATCACCGGCGGTTTCCGGGCCTTTCGCGCGGAGGCGCTCAAAGGGCTGGGCCTGGATGACGTGGCCTCCCAGGGCTACTGCTTCCAGGTCGACCTCGCCCGCCGTGCCGTGCAGGCCGGCTATCACGTCGTCGAGGTGCCGATCACCTTCGTCGAGCGGGAGCTGGGCGACAGCAAGATGAGCCGCGACATCGTCGTGGAGGCCCTGTGGCGGGTCACGGCCTGGGGCGTCGGCTCCCGGGTGGACAAGATCCGCGGCCGCTGA
- the fxsA gene encoding FxsA family membrane protein, translated as MTFGVTPPPSSRPPQRSRARRFVPLGIAAWMVLEIWLLTVVAGATNGLTVFLLLVAGVIIGGYVVKRAGRRAWRNLTESLQTTGGPAAPGNPAASGNGASGNGKPGDGTTGGKSGSGKRGSGNTLPMAGGLLLMIPGLVSDALGLLCLFPPTGKLIQRRAEKLLNRRAGYAQESFGNAFQQARMHRPDGKVVQGEVIHEDEPSSPRRQDPPLTG; from the coding sequence ATGACGTTCGGAGTCACGCCACCGCCGAGTTCCCGCCCGCCCCAGCGCTCGCGCGCCCGCCGGTTCGTCCCCTTGGGCATCGCCGCCTGGATGGTGCTGGAGATCTGGCTGCTGACGGTGGTCGCCGGGGCCACCAACGGACTGACGGTCTTTCTTCTGCTGGTCGCCGGAGTGATCATCGGCGGTTATGTGGTCAAGCGGGCCGGCCGCCGCGCCTGGCGCAACCTCACCGAGAGCCTGCAGACCACCGGTGGCCCGGCGGCTCCCGGCAACCCGGCCGCGTCCGGCAACGGCGCCTCGGGCAACGGCAAACCCGGCGACGGCACAACTGGTGGCAAGTCCGGCAGCGGCAAACGAGGCAGCGGCAATACGCTCCCGATGGCCGGCGGGCTGTTGCTGATGATCCCCGGTCTGGTGTCCGATGCCTTGGGGCTGCTCTGCCTCTTCCCGCCGACCGGGAAGCTGATCCAGCGCCGTGCCGAAAAGCTGCTGAACCGGCGGGCGGGCTACGCCCAGGAGTCGTTCGGCAATGCCTTCCAGCAGGCCCGGATGCACCGGCCCGACGGCAAGGTCGTCCAGGGAGAGGTCATCCACGAGGACGAGCCATCTTCCCCGCGCCGTCAGGACCCGCCGCTGACCGGCTGA
- a CDS encoding RNA polymerase-binding protein RbpA — MSERALRGTRLVVTSYETDRGIDLAPRQAVEYACENGHRFEMPFSVEAEIPPEWECKVCGAPSLLVDGDGPEEKKGKPARTHWDMLMERRTREELEEVLAERLAVLRSGTMNIAVHPRDTNRKSA, encoded by the coding sequence ATGAGTGAGCGAGCTCTCCGCGGCACGCGACTCGTGGTGACCAGCTACGAGACCGACCGCGGCATCGACCTGGCCCCGCGCCAGGCGGTGGAGTACGCATGCGAGAACGGACATCGATTCGAGATGCCGTTCTCGGTTGAGGCCGAGATTCCGCCGGAGTGGGAGTGCAAGGTATGTGGTGCACCTTCGCTTCTGGTGGATGGCGATGGCCCTGAGGAAAAGAAGGGCAAGCCCGCGCGTACGCACTGGGACATGCTCATGGAGCGGCGCACCCGCGAGGAGCTGGAGGAGGTGCTGGCCGAAAGGCTGGCCGTCCTGCGCTCCGGCACCATGAACATTGCCGTGCATCCGCGCGACACCAACCGCAAGTCCGCCTGA
- a CDS encoding MFS transporter, whose translation MERTQAVAGGAAEDGDEAAARRREQRGWYWYDWANSVYSTTVLTVFLGPYLTSVAKAAADADGFVHPLGLPVRAGSFYAYAVSASLLLSVLAMPLAGALADRTGRKKPLLGCCAYAGAAATTGMFFLGGDRYLLGGALLVLANVAFVVSMMLYNSFLPQIARPDERDAVSSRGWAFGYAAGALVLIANLVLYGAHDSFGLSTGTAVRICLASAGLWWGAFSVIPLRRLRERRTAAAEEPAGSGATTLGRGGRQLRETLRDMRRHPLTLAFLLAYLVYNDGVQTVITQASVYGSEELGLDQTTLIVAVLLVQVLAAAGALLMGRLAGRYGAQRTILGSLVAWVLTLAAGYFLPAKAPGWFFGLAAGIGLVLGGSQALSRSLFSHLVPRGKEAEYFSAYEMSDRGVSWLGPLVFGVTYQLTGSYRDAIVSLVAFFVIGFVLLARVPVGRAIAAAGNPVPDRI comes from the coding sequence ATGGAGCGCACACAAGCCGTGGCCGGGGGCGCGGCCGAGGACGGGGACGAGGCGGCCGCCCGGCGCCGTGAACAACGCGGCTGGTACTGGTACGACTGGGCCAACAGCGTCTATTCGACGACCGTGCTGACCGTGTTCCTGGGGCCTTATCTGACCTCGGTGGCGAAAGCCGCGGCGGACGCGGACGGCTTTGTGCACCCTCTGGGCCTTCCGGTGCGCGCGGGCTCCTTCTATGCGTACGCGGTGTCCGCGTCGCTGCTGCTGTCCGTGCTGGCCATGCCGCTCGCCGGGGCGCTGGCTGACCGGACCGGCCGGAAGAAGCCGCTGCTGGGCTGCTGTGCCTACGCGGGCGCCGCGGCGACGACGGGGATGTTCTTCCTGGGCGGCGACCGCTATCTGCTGGGCGGGGCGCTGCTGGTCCTCGCGAATGTGGCGTTCGTGGTGTCGATGATGCTCTACAACTCCTTCCTGCCGCAGATCGCCCGGCCCGACGAACGGGACGCGGTCTCCTCCCGCGGCTGGGCATTCGGCTACGCGGCCGGAGCGCTGGTCCTGATCGCCAACCTGGTGCTCTACGGCGCACACGACTCCTTCGGCCTCTCCACGGGCACCGCGGTGCGCATCTGCCTGGCGTCGGCGGGGCTGTGGTGGGGCGCGTTCTCGGTGATTCCGCTGCGCCGGCTGCGCGAGCGGCGGACGGCCGCCGCCGAGGAGCCCGCCGGGTCCGGTGCCACCACGCTCGGCCGGGGAGGGCGGCAGCTGCGGGAGACGTTGCGCGACATGCGCCGTCATCCCCTCACCCTCGCCTTCCTCCTGGCCTATCTCGTCTACAACGACGGCGTACAGACGGTGATCACCCAGGCCTCCGTGTACGGCTCCGAGGAACTCGGCCTGGACCAGACGACGCTGATCGTGGCGGTCCTGCTGGTCCAGGTGCTGGCCGCGGCGGGCGCCCTGCTCATGGGACGGCTGGCCGGACGGTACGGCGCCCAGCGGACGATCCTGGGCTCCCTGGTGGCGTGGGTGCTGACGCTCGCGGCCGGCTACTTCCTGCCCGCGAAGGCGCCCGGGTGGTTCTTCGGGCTGGCCGCCGGCATCGGCCTGGTCCTGGGCGGAAGCCAGGCGCTGTCCCGTTCGCTGTTCTCCCATCTGGTGCCGCGCGGCAAAGAAGCGGAATATTTTTCCGCGTACGAGATGAGCGACCGGGGCGTGAGCTGGCTGGGACCACTGGTGTTCGGGGTGACCTATCAGCTCACCGGGAGCTACCGGGATGCGATCGTGTCCCTGGTGGCGTTCTTTGTGATCGGTTTTGTCCTGTTGGCGAGGGTGCCGGTGGGACGGGCGATCGCCGCGGCGGGAAATCCTGTACCTGACCGGATTTAG
- a CDS encoding glycerophosphodiester phosphodiesterase family protein, whose protein sequence is MTPAIRTRHTYLDHPVPLPFAHRGGAAEGLENTAAAFRRAVGLGYRYLETDVHATSDGELVAFHDATLDRVTDSRGTIGQLPWRAVRRARVGGHEPLPLFEELLEEFPGARWNVDLKADAALAPLLALLRRTNAWDRVCVGSFSEARVARAQRLAGRRMATSLGTRGVAGLRLRSYGRGVLPLDRLLGAAVRRSAVCVQVPERQSGLPVVDPLFLRAAHALGMQVHVWTVNDADRMRALLDLGVDGIMTDHIETLRTVLTERGCWV, encoded by the coding sequence GTGACCCCAGCGATACGCACCCGCCACACCTATCTCGACCACCCCGTGCCGCTCCCCTTCGCCCACCGGGGCGGGGCGGCCGAGGGCCTGGAGAACACCGCCGCCGCCTTCCGCCGCGCGGTCGGCCTCGGCTACCGCTATCTGGAAACCGATGTGCATGCCACCTCGGACGGAGAGCTCGTCGCCTTCCACGACGCGACGCTCGACCGCGTCACCGATTCCCGCGGCACGATCGGACAGCTCCCCTGGCGAGCCGTACGACGGGCCCGCGTCGGCGGTCACGAGCCGCTGCCGCTCTTCGAGGAGCTGCTGGAGGAGTTCCCCGGGGCGCGCTGGAACGTCGACCTCAAGGCCGACGCCGCGCTCGCTCCGCTGCTCGCCCTGCTGCGCCGCACGAACGCCTGGGACCGGGTGTGCGTCGGCTCGTTCTCGGAGGCCCGGGTGGCCCGCGCCCAGCGGCTGGCCGGACGCCGGATGGCGACCTCGCTCGGCACCCGCGGCGTGGCCGGCCTGCGGCTGCGGTCGTACGGCCGCGGGGTGCTGCCGCTGGACCGGCTGCTGGGTGCGGCGGTGCGGCGCAGCGCGGTCTGCGTCCAGGTCCCCGAGCGGCAGTCCGGCCTCCCCGTCGTCGATCCGCTCTTCCTGCGCGCCGCGCACGCGCTGGGCATGCAGGTCCACGTCTGGACGGTCAATGACGCGGACCGGATGAGGGCGCTCCTGGACCTCGGGGTGGATGGCATCATGACGGACCACATCGAGACGCTGCGGACGGTGCTGACCGAGCGAGGGTGCTGGGTCTGA
- a CDS encoding PLP-dependent aminotransferase family protein, which yields MAQWTSAVGAPQLARLLRSQAPCDAQLTAAGRRLPAYRSLADGIRLLVLEGRVPVAARLPAERELAAAFGVSRTTVAAAYEALRAEGFLESRRGSGSWTAVPAGNPLPTRGLEPLPPEAAGSMIDLGCAALPAPEPWLTRAFQGAMADLPLYAHTHGDYPAGLPVLRQALADRYTARGIPTMPEQIMVTTGAMGAVAAICKLCTRPGERVAVDSPSYANILQLMRDAGARLVPVALADKLAGWDIPVWRQVMRDAAPRMAYVVADFHNPTGTLATEDQRRRLVDAARSAGTLLVVDETMAELQLDEDPAPPRQVCAFDPAGSAVITVGSASKAFWAGMRIGWVRAAPDIIRSLVAARAYSDLGSPVLEQLAIASLLEGGGWEAAVGIRREQARENRDAIVEALHRHLPDWEFSVPRGGLTLWARTGGLSGSRIAEAGERLGVRVPSGPRFGVDGAFEGFVRLPFTVSGAVAEEAAVRLAGAARLVATGAPVDTEMRHAFVA from the coding sequence ATGGCTCAGTGGACTTCAGCGGTGGGTGCACCCCAACTCGCCCGGCTGCTCCGGTCGCAGGCCCCGTGCGATGCCCAACTCACGGCCGCCGGACGCCGGTTGCCCGCCTACCGCAGCCTCGCCGACGGCATCCGGCTGCTCGTACTGGAGGGCCGGGTGCCGGTCGCCGCGCGCCTGCCCGCCGAGCGCGAGCTGGCCGCCGCCTTCGGCGTCAGCCGCACCACCGTCGCCGCCGCCTATGAAGCGCTGCGCGCCGAGGGATTCCTGGAGTCCCGGCGCGGCTCGGGCAGTTGGACCGCCGTCCCGGCCGGCAACCCGCTGCCCACCCGCGGCCTGGAACCGCTGCCCCCGGAGGCCGCCGGCTCCATGATCGACCTGGGCTGCGCCGCGCTTCCGGCTCCCGAGCCGTGGCTCACCCGCGCCTTCCAGGGCGCGATGGCCGACCTTCCGCTCTACGCCCATACCCACGGCGACTACCCCGCAGGGCTGCCGGTCCTCCGCCAGGCCCTCGCCGACCGCTACACCGCCCGTGGGATCCCCACCATGCCCGAGCAGATCATGGTGACCACGGGCGCGATGGGCGCGGTGGCCGCGATCTGCAAGCTGTGTACGCGCCCCGGCGAGCGGGTGGCCGTCGACTCCCCGTCGTACGCCAACATCCTGCAGCTGATGCGGGACGCCGGCGCCCGGCTCGTCCCGGTCGCGCTCGCCGACAAGCTGGCCGGCTGGGACATCCCCGTCTGGCGCCAGGTGATGCGCGATGCCGCGCCCCGTATGGCGTATGTCGTCGCCGACTTCCACAACCCCACCGGCACCCTCGCCACCGAGGACCAGCGCCGGCGCCTCGTCGATGCCGCCCGGTCGGCCGGCACCCTGCTCGTCGTCGACGAGACCATGGCCGAACTCCAGCTGGACGAGGACCCCGCACCGCCCCGCCAGGTGTGCGCGTTCGACCCCGCCGGCAGCGCCGTGATCACGGTCGGCTCGGCGAGCAAGGCGTTCTGGGCCGGGATGCGGATCGGCTGGGTGCGTGCCGCCCCCGACATCATCCGCAGTCTGGTTGCCGCCCGCGCCTACTCCGACCTGGGCTCACCGGTTCTCGAACAACTCGCCATCGCCTCGCTCCTGGAAGGCGGCGGCTGGGAAGCGGCCGTCGGCATCCGCCGCGAGCAGGCCCGCGAGAACCGCGACGCGATCGTAGAGGCGCTGCACCGGCACCTCCCCGACTGGGAGTTCAGCGTCCCCCGCGGCGGCCTCACCCTCTGGGCGCGTACCGGCGGACTCTCCGGCTCCCGGATCGCGGAGGCGGGGGAGCGGCTCGGGGTACGGGTGCCCTCCGGCCCGAGGTTCGGTGTCGACGGTGCCTTCGAGGGCTTCGTACGGCTGCCCTTCACGGTCAGCGGAGCCGTCGCCGAAGAGGCCGCGGTCCGGCTGGCCGGCGCCGCGCGGCTGGTGGCGACGGGCGCACCCGTGGACACGGAGATGCGGCACGCGTTCGTGGCCTGA